A genomic stretch from Syntrophales bacterium includes:
- a CDS encoding DUF3426 domain-containing protein, producing MIIQCQKCATKFRFDETLIDGDGVWVRCSRCQTVFFQDNPGKEKITIPSSRVEERKIVVPSEEVEDIDDLIRGIEQIRDQEIGEDEERATEGEVKRGGLWTPWKLTAYIVIAVLLLSAVCLWFFPRIGEQAWERTSLYIPWAEKIGGTDRQGEIFDQPRVKLKDIKQRFVNNLLLGNLRVIEGTAVNSSDFPVTGIRVRGRLYDAYTMVAGEQMSYCGNYLTDEELGFLPEDEIKKELSNPRGSDVSNNRIAPNGQIPFMIVFCHRQDNVFKTTVTFAGAERLLE from the coding sequence ATGATCATCCAGTGCCAAAAGTGTGCAACGAAATTCAGGTTTGATGAAACCCTGATAGATGGGGATGGGGTATGGGTCAGATGCAGCCGTTGTCAAACGGTGTTTTTCCAGGACAATCCTGGAAAGGAGAAAATCACCATCCCGTCAAGCAGGGTAGAAGAGAGAAAAATCGTTGTCCCCTCTGAGGAAGTGGAAGATATCGATGATTTGATCAGAGGCATCGAGCAGATCAGGGATCAGGAAATAGGGGAAGATGAGGAAAGGGCCACCGAAGGAGAAGTAAAGAGAGGTGGGTTGTGGACCCCATGGAAACTGACAGCGTACATAGTCATCGCCGTTCTTCTGCTGTCCGCTGTTTGTCTTTGGTTCTTTCCCCGGATTGGGGAACAGGCATGGGAAAGAACGTCCCTCTATATACCGTGGGCGGAAAAGATTGGAGGAACAGACCGGCAGGGTGAGATATTCGATCAACCCCGTGTCAAGCTTAAAGACATCAAACAGCGCTTCGTCAATAACTTGCTCCTGGGAAATCTTCGCGTCATCGAAGGTACAGCCGTTAACAGTTCAGACTTTCCCGTTACCGGCATTCGGGTACGAGGAAGACTATACGATGCCTATACCATGGTTGCAGGAGAACAGATGTCCTATTGTGGTAATTATCTAACCGATGAAGAACTGGGATTCCTTCCAGAAGATGAAATTAAGAAGGAACTATCCAATCCCCGGGGAAGTGATGTTTCCAATAACCGGATTGCACCCAACGGTCAGATCCCCTTTATGATCGTATTCTGCCACCGACAAGACAATGTATTCAAGACAACGGTTACCTTCGCCGGGGCTGAACGCCTGTTAGAATAA